The DNA sequence CTTAATGGGATCGGGCATGGACAATTATGTCACTCCTTAAGTAAAATATTGATTATTCTCCCTTTGGATGTAAGGACTTTATTTCGGCTTGGGCCCTTCCGTCTACCATGCATAGGAATACCTTGTCTCCTATGTCAATTTGAGATAGCGAAGTCACTATCTCTTCCTCTTCCGACAGGCAGGTAATCCATCCCCTTGATATGGACTTCAGAGGAGACAGGGCATCTAAAGAAGCAGCAGCATGGGCTAGCCTCTCTTTTGCTTCGGCAATGATCCTATCTATACCCTGTCGAAGAGCCTGTGATTTTTGAGTTAATTTAAGGTCCGAAGGATGCAGATATAAGTTCTTTACCGTGTTCTGCAGCCTGGCAAGTTGTCTCTCGCATAGGTTGAAGGCGTCTTGGTATCTATGAGCTGTTAGCGAGATTAGCCTTGCCTTTATGTGCAGTATCTGTTTATAGATCTCTCTGCGATCGGGAAAGACCTTTTCTGCAGCGGCAGATGGAGTGGGCGCATAAGCGTCGGCCGCATAATCGGATAAGGTTCTGTCTATCTCGTGACCTATTCCGGTTACGACGGGAAATGGACAGGCCCTAATGCACCTCACGACCCTTTCATCGTCAAAGGGGGTCAAATCGTCTCGACTCCCGCCGCCTCTCACCAGTAGCACCACGTCAAGCTCCTTGGTTGCAGCCAATCTCATGGCCCTTGCTATATCTTGAGGCGCTTCGATTCCCTGCACTAACGTGGGAAATATGTATATCTCGCATTGGGGAAAGCGTTTTTTAGCCACCTTTATTACGTCCTTAACAGCGGCTCCCGTCTTGGACGTCACCACCCCTACCCTCTCAGGGAAGGTGGGGAGCTTTCTTTTTATTCTAGGATCGAACAGACCTTCCTTTTCAAGCCTCTTTTTGAGCTCTTCCTTCGCCCTCATTTGAGCTCCCTTGCCTAAGGGCAGTATATTTCGAGCGTACAACTGATATGTACCCTGAGGTGGGTAAACTCCAATGCTTCCTTCTACCACCACTTCATCCCCGGCCTGTGGCCAAAGCGGCACGTAGTTGGCGCTGCTTCTAAACATCACGCAAGACAAGCGGGATTGTTTACTGCCCAGGGAAAAGTAGACGTGACCACTGCTGTGGTGTTTGATCTCTATGATTTCTCCCCTTACCGCGATGCTTTTGAGTAAAAGATCATTTTCCAACAAATCTTTAATGTAAAGGGTCAATTCGTCGACAGAGAATATCTCGATCCTTTTGGCGAAATCGTTAAGCAGGGGCGCTTCCCTCGACATCCTTACCCTCTCCTTCGGCAAGGGATCTCACGATCTTTCCCAATACGCCGTTTACGAACTTCCCTGAATTTTCCGTGCCGAAACGCTTGGCCAGCTCTATTGCTTCAGAAATCGCTACGGGTATGGGCACAATCTTGCTGTATAGGCCCTCAAAAAGAGCTAACCTTATAGCCTCCAGGTCTACAGTGACCATCCGCTCAGGACGCCAGCCCGTTATATGCATTCTTATGAGGTTGTCAATCTCTATTCTCTTCTCCCATATACCCCTTACCAGCCAAGTAGCGTATCTCAAGACTTCCTCGGATTCCCCCTCAGAGGGAAAAAGAGAGATGGCCTCATCAGGGGTTTGATCGTCTCTCATATCTAAGGCATATAACAACTGTAAGGCTATTTCTCTAGCCCTTCGTCGCTGCTGTTGTAGCAAAGACAAGTTTGCCTGCCTCCTGTCTAACGTCCTTTGTTCAATAAGCGCGATATTAGATCGTTTAACTTGCCGCTTATAACCGCCTTGGCAACTGCCCATCCAATGATCCCAAAAAGTACGCACAAGCTTAGGCCTTTTATGCCAAGTTGCGATATACCAGCGACCAATGCCACTAAAAACGCCCAAAATATAGGACGCTTCTTAAGCTTATTCATCAGACCTAAAAAATCAACATTCTCTTCTTCCTTGAACGCCCATGACAATTGAACTTTCAA is a window from the Acetomicrobium flavidum genome containing:
- the xseA gene encoding exodeoxyribonuclease VII large subunit, which gives rise to MSREAPLLNDFAKRIEIFSVDELTLYIKDLLENDLLLKSIAVRGEIIEIKHHSSGHVYFSLGSKQSRLSCVMFRSSANYVPLWPQAGDEVVVEGSIGVYPPQGTYQLYARNILPLGKGAQMRAKEELKKRLEKEGLFDPRIKRKLPTFPERVGVVTSKTGAAVKDVIKVAKKRFPQCEIYIFPTLVQGIEAPQDIARAMRLAATKELDVVLLVRGGGSRDDLTPFDDERVVRCIRACPFPVVTGIGHEIDRTLSDYAADAYAPTPSAAAEKVFPDRREIYKQILHIKARLISLTAHRYQDAFNLCERQLARLQNTVKNLYLHPSDLKLTQKSQALRQGIDRIIAEAKERLAHAAASLDALSPLKSISRGWITCLSEEEEIVTSLSQIDIGDKVFLCMVDGRAQAEIKSLHPKGE
- the nusB gene encoding transcription antitermination factor NusB gives rise to the protein MSLLQQQRRRAREIALQLLYALDMRDDQTPDEAISLFPSEGESEEVLRYATWLVRGIWEKRIEIDNLIRMHITGWRPERMVTVDLEAIRLALFEGLYSKIVPIPVAISEAIELAKRFGTENSGKFVNGVLGKIVRSLAEGEGKDVEGSAPA